Proteins encoded by one window of Streptomyces uncialis:
- a CDS encoding iron ABC transporter permease: MSKPVAGPSPRAERGGGPLGVAVLAVLLVATVLVGLWHLTQGTSGVGVGDLVRHLTGDREATGGAPVGEIITGSRLPRLLAGVAVGFALGVAGALLQSVTHNTLASPDTLAVTAGSYFTLTLVAALGLTVPLWASGAVAFAGGLAAAALVLLLSGRASGTAGTRLILAGSAIALALDAATGMLLILFDQNTTGLFAWGSGSLAQMNIDASVRALPVVAVVLCAALLLSRRLDVMNLGDDAASTLGVPIRSTRVTAVICAVLLAGTAVTLAGPISFVGLGAPVLARLIAGRVRALRRHLLLVPAAGLIGALLILLADASLRAVQGADGAASIPTGVPTALLGSVVIVVLALRLRDTGRLRQPPHSRVAARSRRAFLLVVSGALALLAVAVLVAVLAGSLWLRTGDLALWFRGGAPDLIGQALDDRVPRVAAAVLAGAALGLAGCVVQGAVRNPLAEPGVLGITAGAGLGAASVATSGLSGGRPVLVAVAVAAGLATFGLVALLAWRGGFLPDRFVLIGIGCGYGLSSVTTFLLLRADPYNTPQIFTWLSGTTYGRTLPDVVPVAVALALALPVLFAMRGRLDLLAVDEDTPRIVGVKVERTRFAALAIAAVLAALSVIAVGVVGFVGLVAPHLARSLVGARHGRAIPVAMLLGALLVCVADALGRTLVAPAQVPAGLMIALVGAPYFVWVLRRSRA; encoded by the coding sequence ATGTCGAAGCCCGTAGCGGGACCGTCGCCGCGCGCCGAGCGCGGTGGCGGTCCCCTCGGGGTGGCAGTCCTGGCCGTCCTGCTCGTCGCGACCGTCCTGGTGGGCCTGTGGCACCTGACGCAGGGGACCTCGGGCGTCGGCGTCGGCGACCTGGTGCGCCATCTGACCGGGGACCGGGAGGCCACCGGCGGGGCGCCGGTCGGCGAGATCATCACCGGCTCGCGCCTGCCGCGCCTGCTCGCGGGCGTCGCGGTGGGCTTCGCCCTCGGTGTCGCCGGCGCGCTCCTCCAGTCCGTCACGCACAACACGCTCGCCTCGCCCGACACCCTCGCGGTCACGGCCGGGTCCTACTTCACCCTCACGCTCGTCGCGGCCCTCGGTCTCACCGTCCCGCTGTGGGCGTCGGGCGCGGTCGCCTTCGCCGGTGGCCTGGCCGCGGCGGCGCTCGTCCTGCTGCTCTCCGGCCGGGCCTCGGGCACCGCGGGCACCCGGCTCATCCTCGCCGGATCGGCGATCGCGCTCGCCCTGGACGCGGCGACCGGGATGCTCCTCATCCTGTTCGACCAGAACACGACCGGCCTCTTCGCCTGGGGCAGCGGTTCGCTCGCCCAGATGAACATCGACGCCTCGGTACGCGCCCTGCCGGTCGTGGCCGTGGTGCTGTGCGCCGCCCTGCTGCTGTCCCGGCGACTGGACGTGATGAACCTCGGCGACGACGCCGCGTCCACCCTCGGTGTGCCGATCCGGAGCACCCGCGTGACCGCCGTGATCTGCGCGGTGCTCCTGGCCGGTACGGCGGTGACCCTCGCGGGCCCGATCTCCTTCGTCGGCCTCGGCGCCCCCGTCCTGGCCCGGCTGATCGCCGGGCGGGTCCGGGCATTGCGGCGGCACCTCCTGCTGGTGCCCGCGGCCGGGCTGATCGGCGCGCTGCTCATCCTGCTCGCGGACGCCTCCCTGCGCGCGGTGCAGGGCGCGGACGGCGCGGCATCCATCCCCACCGGCGTGCCGACGGCGCTGCTCGGCTCCGTCGTGATCGTGGTCCTCGCGCTGCGCCTGCGTGACACGGGCCGCCTCCGTCAGCCACCGCACTCACGGGTCGCCGCACGGTCCCGCCGCGCGTTCCTCCTCGTCGTGTCCGGTGCACTGGCCCTGCTGGCCGTGGCGGTCCTCGTGGCGGTCCTGGCGGGGAGCCTCTGGCTGCGGACGGGGGACCTCGCGCTGTGGTTCCGCGGCGGCGCCCCGGACCTGATCGGCCAGGCGCTCGACGACCGCGTCCCCCGGGTGGCCGCCGCGGTCCTCGCCGGCGCCGCGCTCGGACTGGCCGGGTGCGTCGTGCAGGGCGCGGTGCGCAACCCGCTGGCGGAGCCGGGAGTGCTCGGCATCACGGCGGGCGCCGGGCTGGGCGCGGCGAGCGTGGCCACGTCCGGGCTGTCGGGCGGCCGGCCCGTGCTCGTCGCGGTCGCGGTCGCCGCCGGGCTCGCCACGTTCGGGCTGGTCGCCCTGCTGGCCTGGCGCGGCGGTTTCCTGCCCGACCGGTTCGTACTGATCGGCATCGGCTGCGGATACGGCCTCAGCTCGGTCACCACCTTCCTGCTGCTGCGTGCCGACCCGTACAACACGCCGCAGATCTTCACCTGGCTCTCCGGTACGACCTACGGCCGCACGCTGCCCGACGTCGTACCGGTCGCGGTGGCCCTCGCGCTCGCGCTTCCCGTGCTGTTCGCCATGCGCGGCCGGCTCGACCTGCTCGCCGTCGACGAGGACACCCCGCGCATCGTCGGTGTCAAGGTGGAGCGCACCCGCTTCGCCGCGCTGGCGATCGCCGCGGTGCTCGCGGCGCTCAGCGTGATCGCCGTCGGTGTCGTCGGCTTCGTGGGGCTGGTCGCCCCGCATCTCGCCCGGTCCCTGGTGGGCGCCCGGCACGGCCGCGCGATCCCGGTCGCGATGCTGCTCGGCGCGTTGCTGGTGTGCGTGGCCGACGCCCTCGGCCGCACGCTCGTCGCGCCCGCCCAGGTACCGGCGGGCCTCATGATCGCGCTGGTCGGCGCGCCGTACTTCGTCTGGGTGCTCCGGCGGTCCCGCGCATGA
- a CDS encoding iron-siderophore ABC transporter substrate-binding protein, with amino-acid sequence MNRAHRLAASASTGLALLAATACGTTDVDKSEAGGGTSAPPASKSCADDTTTTSTKPVSFKDGVGRQVKLDKPAKRIAVLEWQQVEDALTLCVTPTVVSDAKGYRAWTSAEKLPGGVTDIGAREEPDLDTLYAAKPDLIVVEAFKADDETIAKLEKRGIPVMATRGANPEDPIGNMREVFSMIGEATGRTERADQVLKEFDQHLATAKKRVTDADLPTKDFLYFDGWLQGGNLTIRPYSDGALFTEIGKELGMTPAWTKDVNKAHGDGGVDAAYGLAQTDVEGLTGVGDANLFYANDDAAGGFVDALAKNPIWKTLPAVKEDRAHAFPSRVWGAGGPRSCAQAIDAYVDVLDKK; translated from the coding sequence ATGAACCGTGCCCATCGCCTGGCGGCGTCAGCCTCCACGGGGCTCGCCCTCCTCGCCGCGACGGCCTGCGGCACGACCGATGTCGACAAGAGCGAGGCGGGCGGCGGCACCAGCGCGCCGCCCGCGTCGAAGAGCTGTGCCGACGACACCACGACCACCTCCACGAAGCCGGTCTCCTTCAAGGACGGCGTCGGCCGGCAGGTGAAGCTCGACAAGCCCGCCAAGCGGATCGCGGTCCTGGAATGGCAGCAGGTCGAGGACGCGCTGACCCTGTGCGTCACCCCCACCGTCGTCTCCGACGCGAAGGGGTACCGCGCCTGGACCAGCGCGGAGAAGCTGCCCGGCGGGGTGACGGACATCGGCGCCCGTGAGGAGCCCGACCTCGACACCCTGTACGCGGCCAAGCCCGACCTCATCGTCGTGGAGGCGTTCAAGGCCGACGACGAGACCATCGCGAAGCTGGAGAAGCGGGGCATCCCCGTGATGGCCACCCGGGGCGCCAACCCCGAGGACCCGATCGGGAACATGCGGGAGGTGTTCAGCATGATCGGCGAGGCGACGGGCCGCACCGAGCGGGCCGACCAGGTCCTCAAGGAGTTCGACCAGCACCTGGCCACCGCGAAGAAGCGGGTCACCGACGCCGATCTGCCGACCAAGGACTTCCTGTACTTCGACGGCTGGCTCCAGGGCGGCAACCTCACGATCCGCCCCTACAGCGACGGCGCCCTGTTCACCGAGATAGGCAAGGAACTCGGGATGACCCCCGCGTGGACCAAGGACGTCAACAAGGCGCACGGTGACGGCGGCGTCGACGCCGCCTACGGCCTCGCGCAGACCGACGTCGAGGGACTCACCGGGGTGGGCGACGCCAACCTCTTCTACGCCAACGACGACGCGGCCGGCGGCTTCGTCGACGCGCTCGCCAAGAACCCGATCTGGAAGACCCTCCCGGCCGTCAAGGAGGACCGCGCGCACGCGTTCCCGTCCCGGGTGTGGGGCGCGGGCGGTCCGCGCTCCTGCGCACAGGCGATCGACGCGTACGTAGACGTGCTCGACAAGAAGTGA
- a CDS encoding peptidase C39 family protein, with the protein MPSPQEASVRSVVVPFEAGEPPAPLRGLGHHGVLERWRAVDRSGHAPHLVGVRGADGEDWTAAALVTARPHTAYLKIVDAVGDVPAAVAAVVAHARARGLAQVKWEGWTATSEEAVAAGFAPLGPPLARSEGAEGPAAGYFRWLRDGVVTAPPYYGQTTHFTCGAVTALVAQAHAGALPGDGLDRRAELTLWRDATNFPACEPVGLGVAVRRAWPSSPVTVHLDTDRPVMLGHLPESEREWRAHLQRMSREDAGRIGVPVDPRRLSTTGIRSAIGRREHVLLLVSLAAMQGFDVPHWVLCHGVVPGAVVVDDPWADAAKGDTWVDAHLLPVPDPSLDTMSAISPDGFGGAVTIGRRTASAGR; encoded by the coding sequence ATGCCGTCCCCGCAGGAAGCGTCCGTGAGGTCCGTCGTCGTCCCGTTCGAGGCCGGTGAGCCGCCTGCCCCGCTGAGGGGGCTCGGACACCACGGAGTGCTGGAACGCTGGCGCGCGGTCGACCGCTCCGGCCATGCCCCGCACCTCGTGGGTGTCCGGGGCGCGGACGGGGAGGACTGGACCGCCGCCGCGCTCGTGACGGCCCGCCCGCACACGGCGTATCTGAAGATCGTCGACGCCGTCGGTGACGTGCCGGCGGCCGTCGCGGCGGTCGTCGCCCACGCGCGCGCCCGGGGGCTCGCGCAGGTCAAGTGGGAAGGCTGGACGGCGACTTCCGAGGAAGCCGTCGCCGCGGGATTCGCCCCCCTGGGTCCTCCGCTCGCGCGCTCCGAGGGCGCCGAAGGGCCTGCCGCCGGATACTTCCGCTGGCTGCGCGACGGCGTGGTGACCGCACCTCCGTACTACGGGCAGACCACGCACTTCACCTGCGGCGCCGTCACCGCCCTGGTCGCGCAGGCACACGCGGGGGCGCTGCCGGGGGACGGGCTCGACCGCCGGGCGGAGCTGACGCTGTGGCGCGACGCGACCAACTTCCCCGCGTGCGAGCCCGTGGGACTGGGCGTCGCCGTCCGCCGCGCGTGGCCGTCGTCCCCCGTCACGGTCCACCTCGACACGGACCGGCCCGTCATGCTCGGCCACCTCCCGGAGAGCGAGCGGGAGTGGCGTGCCCACCTCCAGCGCATGTCACGTGAGGACGCCGGACGGATCGGCGTCCCGGTCGACCCGCGCCGCCTCTCCACGACCGGCATCCGGAGCGCGATCGGCCGACGCGAGCATGTGCTGCTCCTGGTCTCGCTCGCCGCGATGCAGGGCTTCGACGTGCCGCACTGGGTGCTCTGCCATGGCGTCGTGCCCGGCGCCGTCGTGGTCGACGACCCGTGGGCCGACGCGGCGAAGGGGGACACCTGGGTCGACGCCCATCTGCTGCCCGTCCCCGATCCGTCGCTCGACACCATGTCGGCCATCTCGCCGGACGGCTTCGGCGGCGCGGTGACCATCGGACGCCGGACGGCTTCAGCCGGGCGGTGA
- a CDS encoding ABC transporter ATP-binding protein: MFTSPFRRADRPAVDPTAPAAALHGHDLVLRYGGEPVVHGVSITLEPGRATALVGPNGSGKSTLLRALSRLHRVDGGRVTLGPLGGPSERDAALLSSRRFAREVTLFSQSRPAPQGLTVTEVVSFGRHPYRHGFGGTTSEDRTAVDRAMGITGVRDMAGRPVGELSGGEMQRVWLAACLAQDTGVVLLDEPTNHLDLRYQIETLDLIRDLVEEHGIAVGVVLHDLDQASRVADTLVLMRSGRVHAAGAPADVLTAENIGEVYEVRVEVGTDPRTGRLRIDPLGRHSS; encoded by the coding sequence ATGTTCACAAGCCCCTTCCGGCGCGCCGACCGCCCCGCGGTCGACCCCACCGCGCCGGCCGCCGCCCTCCACGGGCACGACCTGGTGCTGCGGTACGGCGGTGAGCCCGTGGTCCACGGTGTCTCGATCACCCTGGAACCCGGCCGCGCGACCGCGCTGGTGGGGCCGAACGGCAGCGGGAAGTCCACGCTGCTGCGCGCGCTCTCCCGGCTGCACCGGGTGGACGGCGGCCGGGTCACGCTCGGCCCTCTCGGCGGGCCGTCCGAGCGTGACGCGGCCCTGCTCAGCTCCCGCCGGTTCGCCCGCGAGGTCACGCTGTTCTCCCAGTCGAGGCCCGCGCCCCAAGGGCTGACGGTCACGGAGGTCGTGTCGTTCGGACGCCATCCCTACCGGCACGGCTTCGGCGGAACGACCTCCGAGGACCGGACCGCCGTCGACCGCGCCATGGGTATCACCGGCGTACGGGACATGGCGGGCCGGCCGGTCGGGGAACTCTCCGGCGGCGAGATGCAGCGGGTCTGGCTCGCGGCCTGCCTGGCCCAGGACACCGGCGTCGTGCTGCTGGACGAACCGACCAACCACCTGGACCTGCGCTACCAGATCGAGACGCTCGACCTGATACGCGATCTCGTCGAGGAGCACGGCATCGCGGTCGGGGTCGTGCTGCACGACCTGGACCAGGCGTCCCGGGTCGCGGACACCCTGGTCCTGATGCGCTCCGGCCGGGTGCACGCGGCGGGCGCGCCCGCCGATGTCCTCACCGCCGAGAACATCGGCGAGGTCTACGAGGTCCGGGTCGAGGTCGGTACCGATCCCCGCACCGGCCGTCTCCGTATCGACCCGCTCGGGCGGCACTCCTCCTGA
- a CDS encoding GntR family transcriptional regulator: MLTTPPTAAGRAYAQLRSEILDGVLPPGAHLLEVEQSERLGVSRTPVREALSRLAAEGLAEPSGKRGLVITQVDDRYVRSLFEQRSCLESQAAQLAALRGEPAVFAEFGDHFTQWHDLFRGAAVSDGQVSDYFALIRRFDEAVNEATDNSFLVDAMENLRTHVARVRRMAGHSRSRLEASASEHALIARAISRRDAALSVHATRVHLHNSVEHFRRSWRPAETEPTEGQLPTTATETPG, encoded by the coding sequence ATGTTGACCACTCCCCCCACAGCCGCAGGACGCGCCTACGCGCAACTGCGGTCGGAGATCCTTGACGGCGTTCTGCCACCGGGCGCCCACCTCCTGGAGGTGGAACAGTCCGAGCGCCTGGGGGTCTCCCGCACACCGGTGCGCGAAGCCCTGAGCCGCCTTGCCGCAGAGGGTCTCGCCGAGCCGTCGGGGAAACGGGGCCTCGTGATCACGCAGGTCGACGACCGGTACGTGCGCAGCCTCTTCGAGCAGCGTTCCTGCCTTGAGTCCCAGGCCGCCCAGCTCGCCGCCTTACGCGGTGAGCCCGCGGTCTTCGCGGAGTTCGGGGACCACTTCACGCAGTGGCATGACCTCTTCCGGGGTGCCGCGGTCTCCGACGGGCAGGTGAGCGACTACTTCGCACTCATCCGGCGCTTCGACGAGGCCGTCAACGAGGCGACGGACAACTCCTTCCTGGTCGACGCGATGGAGAACCTGCGGACCCACGTCGCCCGTGTGCGCCGTATGGCCGGCCACTCCCGGAGCAGGCTCGAAGCGTCCGCCTCGGAGCACGCGCTCATCGCGCGGGCCATCTCCCGCCGCGATGCCGCGCTCTCCGTCCACGCCACGCGTGTTCATCTGCACAACAGCGTCGAACACTTCCGCCGGTCCTGGCGTCCCGCCGAGACGGAACCGACCGAAGGGCAACTCCCCACCACAGCAACGGAGACGCCCGGATGA
- a CDS encoding DUF6087 family protein encodes MRRVRRAAPPADEHLPASPAGARRRSHLRPDEARVLEEWSGFAYEPAGTAPGLAAAQE; translated from the coding sequence ATGCGCCGCGTACGACGAGCGGCGCCGCCCGCCGATGAACATCTACCGGCGTCACCGGCCGGTGCACGGCGGCGCAGTCACCTCCGGCCCGACGAGGCGCGCGTTCTGGAGGAGTGGAGCGGGTTCGCGTACGAGCCGGCCGGCACCGCCCCCGGCCTCGCAGCAGCCCAGGAATGA
- a CDS encoding Bug family tripartite tricarboxylate transporter substrate binding protein: MKITRTAATTAAAVLALSACGSSEDPASDAEPEALDRLEIIAPAAPGSGWDRTARGTQDALRFAGLAKSPEVTNVAGASGTVALSKFAPQKGKEDLWITSGLAMMSGVISNGTEATLDDLTPLARLMGEYEVVVTPTNSPYKSVDDLFAAIKEDPESVAIAGGSVGSADHIYIGLLARHYGVKPADIKYVPNSGGGEATTALLSGKAQAGVSGLSEFAPQIKSGRVKGLLVSSLEPVDGPPFEQTAADVDKSLEFQNWRSMMAPGDLDDALKTRYVETLKEMHGTEGWKDIAAENAWNDNFLAGDEFATWLKEENSRVKEILGELGLAKN; this comes from the coding sequence ATGAAGATCACCCGCACCGCCGCCACAACTGCGGCCGCTGTCCTTGCCCTCAGCGCATGCGGTAGCAGTGAGGACCCGGCCTCGGACGCCGAGCCCGAAGCGCTCGACCGTCTTGAGATCATCGCGCCGGCCGCGCCTGGCAGCGGTTGGGACCGAACCGCCCGCGGCACCCAGGACGCGCTGAGATTCGCCGGGCTCGCGAAGTCGCCCGAGGTCACGAATGTCGCCGGGGCCTCCGGCACCGTCGCCCTCTCCAAGTTCGCGCCCCAGAAGGGCAAGGAGGATCTCTGGATCACCTCGGGGCTGGCGATGATGAGCGGCGTCATCAGCAACGGGACCGAAGCCACGCTCGACGACCTCACGCCCCTCGCCCGCCTCATGGGCGAGTACGAGGTCGTCGTCACGCCGACGAACTCGCCCTACAAGTCGGTCGACGACCTGTTCGCGGCGATCAAGGAGGACCCCGAATCGGTCGCCATCGCGGGCGGCTCGGTGGGAAGCGCCGACCACATCTACATAGGTCTGCTCGCCCGGCACTACGGTGTCAAGCCCGCCGACATCAAGTACGTGCCCAACAGCGGCGGCGGCGAGGCGACGACCGCGCTCCTCAGCGGCAAGGCCCAGGCCGGCGTCTCGGGGCTCAGCGAGTTCGCCCCCCAGATCAAGAGCGGCAGGGTGAAGGGCCTCCTCGTCTCGTCACTTGAGCCCGTCGACGGCCCCCCCTTCGAGCAGACCGCCGCTGACGTCGACAAGTCCCTGGAATTCCAGAACTGGCGCTCGATGATGGCCCCGGGTGATCTGGACGACGCGCTCAAGACCCGGTACGTCGAGACGCTCAAGGAGATGCACGGCACAGAGGGCTGGAAGGACATCGCCGCGGAGAACGCCTGGAACGACAACTTCCTCGCCGGTGACGAGTTCGCGACATGGCTCAAGGAGGAGAACAGCCGGGTCAAGGAGATCCTCGGCGAGCTGGGCCTGGCCAAGAACTGA
- a CDS encoding M4 family metallopeptidase, whose amino-acid sequence MRRFPRRASAAGALLAGVALIAVAVPSGTAGAAPARPGSPGPQPRAGALPVKLAPERQTELLARATADRAGTATALGLGPKERLLPRSVLQDADGSVHTRYERTYDGLPVLGGDLVVHTTASGATKGVTRATKARVTVPRTTPARSAATATRSSLAKAEGEGTKDAVLDKKPRAVVWAASGRPVLAWETVVRGTLPDNGPSELHVITDATTGAELYSHDAVNRYTGVGHSRHSGQVALGTSKFGTLHNMTDTERGSHRTYDVTGVWSGDGPGKLLTDTDGVWGDGTSASQQTDAVDAAYGAQVNWDYFAQVHERYGVRNDGDGASSRVHRTGIRGASWQDSCFCVTHGHDGTTPYTSIDVTAHEFAHGLINNTARLSYYGESGGLAEATADIFGAAVEFHAGNSQDVGDYLTGEKVDVGGLNRHVRQMDRPSAPGWTADYWHPRLASSTNGRYMAGPAVHWFYLASEGSGAKTINGVSYDSPTHDALPVTPIGRAAAERIWYRALTVYMTSTTDYAGARAATLSAAADLYGANSAVHLNVRDAWGAVNVGTRPSNPTPRPPGPAFTNSADVPMPTPPAVAESPITVTGVPGNAPSILLIDVHTIGNPNAQLELVAPDGTAYPLASGGGLEGNPYIATVAVDASSETANGTWKLRARGWEYAYPGGYINSWTLHF is encoded by the coding sequence ATGAGACGGTTTCCCCGCAGGGCCTCGGCCGCTGGAGCCCTGCTCGCAGGTGTCGCGCTGATCGCCGTGGCCGTGCCCTCCGGTACGGCCGGGGCCGCGCCCGCCCGGCCCGGCTCGCCGGGGCCCCAGCCGCGTGCCGGCGCCCTGCCGGTGAAGCTCGCACCCGAGCGGCAGACGGAACTGCTCGCGCGGGCCACGGCCGACCGCGCCGGGACGGCGACCGCACTCGGTCTGGGCCCCAAGGAGAGGCTGCTGCCGCGCAGTGTGCTCCAGGACGCCGACGGCTCGGTGCACACCCGCTACGAGCGCACCTACGACGGCTTACCCGTCCTGGGCGGTGACCTGGTCGTCCACACCACGGCGTCCGGCGCGACCAAGGGCGTGACCAGGGCGACCAAGGCCCGGGTCACCGTTCCCCGCACGACCCCCGCCCGTAGCGCCGCCACGGCCACCAGGTCCTCCCTGGCGAAGGCCGAGGGGGAGGGCACCAAGGACGCCGTCCTCGACAAGAAGCCACGCGCCGTGGTCTGGGCCGCCTCCGGCCGACCCGTCCTCGCCTGGGAGACGGTCGTGCGGGGCACCCTGCCCGACAACGGACCCAGCGAACTGCATGTGATCACCGACGCCACCACGGGTGCCGAGCTGTACAGCCACGACGCGGTGAACAGGTACACCGGCGTCGGCCACAGCAGGCACAGCGGTCAGGTCGCCCTCGGCACCTCCAAGTTCGGCACGCTCCACAACATGACCGACACGGAACGCGGCAGTCATCGGACCTACGACGTCACGGGTGTGTGGTCCGGCGACGGCCCCGGCAAACTCCTCACCGACACCGATGGCGTATGGGGCGACGGCACCTCGGCGAGCCAGCAGACCGACGCCGTGGACGCCGCCTACGGCGCCCAGGTCAACTGGGACTACTTCGCCCAGGTGCACGAAAGGTACGGCGTACGCAACGACGGCGACGGGGCGAGCTCCCGGGTCCACCGGACGGGCATCCGCGGGGCCTCCTGGCAGGACTCCTGCTTCTGTGTGACCCACGGGCACGACGGCACGACGCCCTACACCTCCATCGACGTCACGGCCCATGAATTCGCGCACGGCCTCATCAACAACACCGCCAGGCTCAGCTACTACGGCGAGTCCGGCGGGCTGGCCGAGGCGACCGCTGACATCTTCGGCGCCGCCGTGGAGTTCCACGCGGGCAACAGCCAGGACGTGGGCGACTACCTGACCGGCGAGAAGGTCGACGTCGGCGGTCTCAACCGTCATGTGCGCCAGATGGACCGGCCGTCCGCACCGGGATGGACCGCCGACTACTGGCACCCGCGCCTCGCGTCCAGCACGAACGGGCGGTACATGGCGGGCCCGGCCGTCCACTGGTTCTATCTGGCCTCCGAGGGCAGCGGCGCCAAGACGATCAACGGGGTCTCCTACGACAGCCCCACCCATGACGCCCTGCCGGTCACCCCGATCGGCCGGGCTGCCGCCGAGCGCATCTGGTACCGCGCCCTGACCGTTTACATGACCTCCACCACCGACTACGCCGGCGCCCGGGCCGCCACCCTGTCCGCCGCGGCGGACCTCTACGGGGCGAACTCGGCCGTCCACCTCAATGTGCGGGACGCCTGGGGCGCCGTCAACGTCGGCACCCGCCCCAGCAACCCCACCCCCCGGCCGCCCGGCCCGGCCTTCACCAACTCCGCCGATGTCCCCATGCCCACGCCGCCCGCCGTCGCCGAGTCACCGATCACCGTCACCGGTGTCCCCGGCAACGCGCCCAGCATCCTCCTGATCGATGTGCACACCATCGGGAACCCGAACGCACAGCTCGAACTGGTGGCCCCGGACGGAACCGCCTACCCACTGGCGAGCGGCGGCGGGTTGGAGGGCAACCCCTACATCGCCACAGTCGCCGTGGACGCGTCCTCAGAGACCGCCAACGGCACCTGGAAGCTGCGTGCGCGCGGCTGGGAGTACGCCTACCCCGGCGGGTACATCAACAGCTGGACACTGCACTTCTGA
- a CDS encoding helix-turn-helix domain-containing protein has translation MVRSSCGEATPGMWRREAGTAMRRAPALPEGTAAPFAIVAGFHVPPVPTEWAPHAHAMHELVWVRGGTLTSRVGDRVFTVFEGCGLWMPAGVVHGGRATAGAKFHDAFFAPDRTPFAFGEPKAIEMTPLLQSLLTHLSRGDLDTEARARAESVVFDVIQPSERQVALRLPGDTRIDAIAEALLDDPGDSRSLEEWARSLGISDRTITRAFRHTTGLSFARWRQMLRVHRALMLLSDGFDVMTVSDTLGYAQPSSFIAAFRRVMGTTPGAFFDTTAGDPGDVRNPVSGVPDS, from the coding sequence ATGGTTCGATCGTCCTGCGGTGAGGCGACCCCCGGGATGTGGCGGCGCGAGGCGGGCACCGCGATGCGCCGGGCCCCGGCGCTGCCGGAGGGGACGGCGGCCCCGTTCGCCATCGTCGCCGGGTTCCATGTTCCCCCCGTCCCCACGGAGTGGGCGCCGCACGCGCACGCCATGCACGAACTCGTCTGGGTACGCGGCGGAACGCTGACGTCCCGGGTGGGGGACCGTGTCTTCACCGTGTTCGAGGGGTGCGGGCTGTGGATGCCCGCCGGAGTGGTGCACGGGGGCCGGGCGACGGCGGGTGCGAAGTTCCATGACGCCTTCTTCGCCCCCGACCGCACGCCGTTCGCGTTCGGGGAGCCGAAGGCGATCGAGATGACGCCGTTGCTCCAGTCGCTGCTGACCCATCTGTCCCGTGGGGATCTCGACACGGAGGCCAGGGCGCGCGCGGAGTCGGTCGTGTTCGACGTGATCCAGCCGTCGGAGCGCCAAGTCGCGTTGCGGCTGCCGGGGGACACCCGGATCGACGCGATCGCCGAAGCCCTGCTGGACGATCCCGGCGACAGCCGTTCGCTGGAGGAGTGGGCCCGGTCGCTGGGGATCAGCGACCGCACGATCACCCGTGCTTTCCGTCACACGACAGGGCTCTCCTTCGCCCGGTGGCGGCAGATGCTGCGGGTGCACCGGGCGCTGATGCTCCTCTCCGACGGCTTCGACGTGATGACGGTTTCGGACACGCTCGGCTACGCGCAGCCCAGTTCCTTCATCGCGGCGTTCCGGCGGGTCATGGGAACCACGCCCGGCGCGTTCTTCGACACGACCGCCGGTGACCCCGGCGATGTCCGAAATCCCGTATCGGGTGTCCCGGACTCCTGA